The sequence GCGCTCAACAAATTGCAGCTGATACTTGTATTGCGTTTCAACGCCATTTTTGGGCCACGACTTGCCCAGCGTTTCGCATACGGTCTCCTTCAATTTGTTGAAAATGGTCGCGCGCTTGTTGCGTTCGTCGGCGGTTAAGCTCTTCTCACCAATCGCCTCGTTTTCATCTTTGCGTAATTCTTTCTCCTCGAGCAAATACCAAATCATATTGTATAcctatttgaagtaaaaaaatgctttagCTGACTTTGTGAAGTTTACTTCCGTTTGAAAGATCACCTCTTCAAAGCGGTCCACTTCCAACTCCTCCAATATATCACCCAAAGCGTGCAACGCCAAAGTGCGATATTGCGGTTCTTCCTTGCGACACTCGCGCATCGCCGCATCCACTATGCGCGCAGTAATCTCATGACGGCGATCGAGTCCCTTGCACAGCGCTGCCAAAGCCTGCAGCAGACGCTCCTTGCCCTTGAAAGTGCGTCCCTGCAATTCGCTGAGCAACAAATTGATTAAACGCAAACGATCAGCCTCATCGATTGTGCCACTCAGGCGCATGGCAATCGTGTGCATGGCATTGCCGGCTTGTGCCTTACGCAGCCAGCTAGCCTCTTCCAGCGACTTCTCCAATTTGGGTATTATCACATGCAAATTCATACGTATGCCGGCATCGCCGGGGCTAATTTCGTTCCACATCTCTTTCCACAACTCAATGTTGGATTTGTTCTCATCGTCGGGCTCCTCGTGTTTGGCGAAGAATACAAGTGGCAAAACATCGTCCAGGTAGTCTTTTAACAACTCATTGTGGCGCTTATTAATCGCTTGAATTGTGAGTGGAACAGAGCGATTTGAAGGATTTTCCATGTAAAGTTCATCGAGTTTAACGAATAAGTTTTTAATTGACTTCTCCTGTAAAAacgattttattatttgaagacttttgttatttttagtataaaataccTTGGCTATGCCCACCAAATGACCCACTGCATTTGCATAGTATTTGCGCACAGTGGCATTGTGGTCTTTTAAGCCCACAAAACAAGCAGCAAGGTATTTCCCCACAAGCGGTGACATGTCCTTGCCCACCCGAATGCTTATCTACAAtagttttgtgttttattttatatttttttagggaACGTCAATGAATTTAAATCaatgaaataaattgcaaaCGTACGCTTGCcatcaaaagcaaaaatagttttGGCATCCACCTACCAAGCAGACGAAATGAGCGCATGCTATCTTAGTGCCCAATATAATATTCGTTTTGATCAACTCCAAGACACTCGGGGTCATCTCTTCGAGCACTTTGTAGTCTATGTAGCGCATGCACTGAAAAGAAgagcaaaacaattttcaacaatttcctCATAAATTGTTAGCGAATGCTGCACATCTGAATCTTTCCGCTAACTGTTCTGAAATTAatctcctttttaattttcaagcaaGATTCTTCCTACCTTAGAAATCGATTCCACTGTATGATGTGATTTGGCTGCCTCAGCGCGCACTGTATCCACAGCTTCTTGCGCTTCATTGTCGGCGCTCAGGCGAGTTGCCAAATATGACAGCTTAGAGTTCTCCACTTCGCCAGTTGCTTTCAACAGGCATGGTATCAGCATGGGCAGATGCGGCGCAATTAAAGAGCCCGATGAGTCAATCATTTCGGAAATTGTACGAATGCTCACTTTACGTATTTCAGCAACAGTGTGTGTGACACCGGTTTGTAGTAATAGCGGTAAAATAGAAGATGCTACTGCCAGTCCGGATTTGCCGTGATCCGAGGAAGCCGCCGAAACACAAAGCtagagcaaataaaataaacaaatcaaaattaaaaaaaaatatatgactcAAATAATTATGGAAAATATGGAGTTCGAAAAACGTACTTTGCTCAAAAACATAACGGATCCTTGTGCAGCCAAACGTGTGCCCTCGTGTATATCATCCATGACACGAAATAGTTGCGCCCAAAGCTCACGCAACTCGGGCTCGGGTATTTCATCTTCAAGTGCGCCAAAAACAACCATTCGTTGAGAATCAGCcaaatgcaatattttatttccaaaaagttACTTACCCACATCCACATCCATAGCGCTAACGCCACTCTTACTTGCTTCATTCGCATTCTTATTCTGTCTTATGGCATCCAGTTTCTTTTCGTCGCTGCGTAGACGTAAACCATTCGGACGCTTGAGCAAATCTCGCACTGCCAAGCAGCAAGCAATGCGCACACGCCACTCGGTGAAAGTTAAATTGGTCAaaatttctcttaaaatttcccaataatatTTTTCGACTGCCTCTTTTGAATCGCTGACCACCGAATCCCAAATGGAAATCatcgaattttgtattttcggCGTCGGATCATATTTATAGCGATACAGACGCGGTATAATCTTGCCCAAGTATGGTTGCATTTTAGATTTAGAGTCGGCGCCAATCGATTTCAAACCGAACGCGGCACCCAATTTACTTGTCCAGGCGGCATTATGATTGGCCAACTGCATGAATTGATAGACCATCTCGGGTTGATTGAGATCGGAAGCGAGTGAGCAAAGCTCTTTGTAAGTGGTTATGTTGCCGCTGAATAGTGATAGTAAGGGCATGATTATTCCTTGTATAGTTTTTGGCTCGCGCCCTAACTTACCCAGTAGGCGTTTTGCCCAGCATGCCTTCGGCGAAAAGCTCAGTATCTGCGCTGACTTTATTTACTTGCCTCTTGCCACCAATCAGCTGATCTAAAAGCGAATTGGCTAAATCGTTTTGGCTGTTGGCGTCAGATAACGAATAGACCAGTCCCAAGCCACGTGAAGCAACATCTTGTACAAAttctttgaacaaaaaataaataaatgcaataaattaaaatgtaacaCTTTGAAATTCCAAAAGTTACCGCTATCATCCGAGAGCAGTTCAGTGAATGCAAATTGAAGTAATTCTTTGTTTTTGAGCACAGCTTGGCGATGACTGCAGTTCTTGATCAAAGCTAGCAACCAAACTGAAGTGGCCTTTGAAGGAGCGAGAGAAAAAATAGTATAAACAATTGGGCTTAGATGTATAAACGAAATTTGCCGGTCTTCGCAATCACAAGGAAAGGGGGTTTACATTAGTTTAatctttataaatttattgacATCATTTATTGGGGCtcctgatgttgttgttgtagcagcttactaagCCCTTTCAGTACAATGTAGTGATGGTAATGGTAGTACGCGTTaagctaaggcctttatgcactgcgaccagattgatctattgtgtgctcctaattacttcattataattatttagtacaccgaggaatcgaaccagctccttaggaggaagcatttgtaggtcttcctcctttAGTAGGTACCAGCCCAGGATtttgtgtctcctgtggcctgatgcctcacagttggtgattaagtgttccatagactcctcttcatcacagtaGAACCTTTATAATCTTGAACTAGATAATCCTATTGTGTTTAAGTGACCTgcaagtgctccacagagtaatctgaggccctttttatctagagCTAGAGCAGattttgaagttcaaaaactttttagagtgattaaggccgcttgtgccgttccagtgttccctgattttgTAATagttttgatccattttttggtttcctgtagtatataatttttgttaaagccgaaaaatggggttggtccaatTAATAGCctttctgccccttttttggcataaaagtctgccttctcgtttccttcgtgtcgctcatgtcctggtacccaaatcagtgagacctgattataagtggccagtttgttgagtgcattgttacactctattaggacttttgacttgaatgtgaagctattcaaggctttgagaaccgattggctcTCCGAAAGTatgttaatttttactttctcgaatcctcttttggatatgatttccactgtttccgttatggcgaagagctccgcatggaaaattgtggtatctGTATTTAGTATTAgagatttgtgtgctctaggccctACTATTCCTGCACCTACTCCTTGGAGagttttggaaccatctgtgtaccatttttgtgattCATCATTTATCCCCGCTGGGTTAGTATTCCACTCTTCTCTAAACGGGAAGATAAACTTGCatctctttataaaattgagtacagGTTCCATGTGGTCATTCACCTGGGTTATGCATACTGCACGTTGAACCCTGTTCAAGATATTGAGGTGTCCAGAAAGATCTCCTGggttaagtttttctttcatatgaaatGAATAGTGATTGCATTGTAGCTTcctcttgtattgctaaatatagcggtggtaaatttaaaagcgcTACCATGCCAGCAGTTGGAGTAGTTCTCATGGCCCCTGTTATGCTTAGGCACGCCAGCCTTTTTTATTAATGAGTTGAGGGAGCGAGTTTTTATATTTAGAACCCTACAATGTAGTTACCGATCGTTTCGTCTAGCTCATTTAACGGCAGGCAcaggaaacgtgctgtttcgacaggttgggtccaaaggCAGAGGGGTGTTAGGTAAGTAGGTTTGATGGGAcacgtgaaaaggtggttagtatcaagcggagtgccttcacatgctggacatgtGTTGAGTAtctcggggtcaattctggatagatAGGAGTTTAGTCTGCTACAGTATCCGGAACGCAATTGTGCCAAAATTAAGCGGGTCTCTCGGGGTAGCTGAGGCTCTTCATCTAGAATAGGTAGTGGTTAGACTCCGTGACGGCATTCAGAGGTCGGTaatttaggaaggtggtaagtgttTCCCGACGAATGTCCTTTGGCGTCTGTCTAAATcctgataaatttatttgcttctgataaatttatttgctattcCTTCAGGAAAACCAGAGGTGCATATTCGCTGACGTCGAGGCAAGTTATGTTGCTTGCATGCTTATGCTTTTCTATCGACCAATGAACAGTGCCAACTATTTTCTATTGTTCTTGGTATATTTAACAGACCTTTACCTATTTTTGCATCAATTTGTCCAAACTTTTATTGCGATCTTACACGTTTTAACATATGACCATATCTTCTCAGCTCGCTCTCTTTTGCTGCctgtcattgcctgtcgaggggcgacagcAATTATGTTTCATGCAggaaaattcgaacctacgcacggcgaatggtagtcacgcacccatTCGGCGGCCTTACCATACCTTGCATCAGAAGTCAGTGGAACTATTTTGCTATTTCTTGTTGGGCTTCTAAAACAGAGTCTAACACggcattaaaaatacaatacaacagAGGGCAGCCCTCAATAAGTAAGCCTGCTACGTTATTCGGATTCCTAGTGGCCATATTGACACTGACCTTTCGCCATTACAACAACAGATTACTCTTAACCACTAACTCTttcatttttccttaaaaaactcACCTGTCTAGAGTGCACATTTGGCTCTGGCACCAAACGCACCAAAGACATCATAAACTTCTCGAACATTTCATCATTACAATATGGATTATTTGTATGTTTGGTGGCGAAATCATCACTGGTATTTACATCATAACCATTCAATGTGGCGACCAAAGCCTCCGAGATGGCAATATTCAGAGCAACGTCCTTTTGCGTCTTAACAATGGATAAAAATTTATCCAAATTACGTTGAGTGAAGAATTCGCCATCACCAATGGCCAAGTAGCCCAAGCAACGCGCTGCATCCTCACGTACTCGTGCGCGCACAGAAACGTTACGCAGTAGAGTATAAATGTCGTGATAAATCAAGAGCTTCGTGGAGGCTGTAGCAGCTATAGCATTCAAAAGTGCAAGAGCGcagtaaaatatgtttttaaaaaaatattagaaattttcttTGCTTACTCTCAAATTCAATATCATCGTCATCGTTGTTTTTATCACTGGCCACTGGCACAAGAATCTCCACTTCAACATTTGGTATTATGGCCATTTTGCCAATCATCGATATGCACTTGACGGCAGCGGCTACAAGTAACCATTGTGATTCGTGCATCATTTTAACTAAAAGAAGGAGTAAGTATAAGCAATTAAAATTCTATTAGTTcggtttaattattttctagGGTTTACCTATCATTTTCACAGTATTTACGAAAACATCCCATTCGTTCAGTTGCTTAGCTGCTGCAGACTTATATTTGAGCGCAAGTTTGCGACAGAAGGCGTGACCTAAAACCAGCATCCAACCATGTTTATTCTCCAATGACTTTTGCGGCAGCTCTCTGAGGCATTCATTGACCTATTTGAgatatatattagttttatatGCCAATGAAGTcatatttattactatttacCTGAATATCGAATTCATCATCCTTGCAGCCATAAGCCAAGAGAATACCATAGACCTGCGCCACATGGGTACGCATTGTTTCTGAGACATCTTTCAAGGAATTAGCCAAAGGCATGAGTAGATGCATATGCGATTCGGTAAGCAGTTCGGGTGCAACATTTAATAAATCATAAAGACAGAGCAAATTCACCTCGCCTGCAGAAGTGGTAGGTTATAGAATACACAAGcattattaagtatttttacaaaaacattgtTATTGCACTTCCGCTTCTTCTAGTAGCAACTCACTTCGTTTCGCCTCGACAGAACGCTTTACAAACTGCACATATTGATGCAATTCATTTTGTTcgctattttcataattttctgcAATATAAGCCTTCAATTTGGACGCTGCTTTTTCATCACCCGGTGCTGAACGCGCGCCGGCTGAGTACCACAGACAAAGACGCAAATAGTCGAGTATCTAAATAATGCAAGAaccaaacagaaacaaaaatagttAGGCATTCATCGCAACTTCCACGCATTTTTTACCTCCTCGTAGACAGTTAGGCTGAATGCCAATTTAATATTACCAATGGTCACACAACCATAATTCTTCGACAAGCGTCTGTCAGCCATTTGTTTAACATTCTGCATTATTGATTTGAAGCTGGGCAACACAATTGGACGGCGTTCAGCTGAAAGTTGGTTAAAATTGTCTTTCGGTTTTTCCATATATTCCACGGAGTAAATCAAGTTATAGTCGACATGATCCTTTTTAGAAACACCATACAAATAGGTGGTGACAGTGTCGTGCAAGTGATTGctgcaaaaagaaaagaaaataataaacgtCTACTTTCAGGAAATATGCTATTCAATATCACAATCCACATACCGCTCGCCTGCAATTAAGAGCAGCAACAGACGTGCTGGTGCATAATATTCAGGATAGCAAGTGGTTAGAAACACACTGGTAGCATTTTGTACGATTTGCTGCTTCGACTCGACGTTATCCGAAAGCATAGCTAATAGCAAATGTTGTTGTCCACTCAACTGTACATTCTCTTCCAGATTATCTTCGTCGTCCGTTGCAGTTTTTGATTTCCAAGCGAAGGCCGGTGCCATAGCTACTAACGCATCACGTATGGATGATTGTATGTCCGCTGGCGAGTTAGCCAAATGATTGAAGTATGTCAATACCACTTTTAAATCCTGACTAACAACCTCTGGGCAGGTACGTGCAAGTTGTGCCAATGCCGAGAGTGCTGCATTGTGCACATCAGATGGTTCGGTCGACTCGCGCCCACCAACTTTTATGAGACCGGTAAGTAGTACTTTTGCCACTTTGGAAACAATAACAATTGGGCCGCTACACAACAAGAAAGTGGAATGAACTGTTAACTATATAATTTCCATATTATAACAAATTCTTACTAACTCTTTTATCAGATTCTCAGCAAACTGCAGCGCCAACACTTTACACTTCTGATTGGTATTCTCGCCAAATAGACCTTCGAATATCACCTGTATACCTTTAGGCGTATTTATGCCTTTGCCCCGACACTTAATCAAATACTGGAGTAGTTTTTGTCGCACACGCGCACAACAGGGCGTGGTCTTACGTTCAACATCCTGAATATTATTGCCACAGAATAGTGTATAGAGTGGCGCAGTCACTTGTGGATCAGAAAAATCAATCGCAGTACACACTTTACTTAACTCGGCTATGGCCGGTGTAGCCACACTGAAACGTGTATCAGATGATGCCAAGACCAATAGAATAAAGGCTTCAATGTCTTTGAAGAGACCACCGCATATTAAGCGCACTATGCCTTTTttaatctgaaaatatttaagaagtTTTATATCGTATTTGGAggtcaataaaatttaattcattgcTAATTTAATGTGCTTTGCAAACCTTCTCCAACTCCTCGGCTTTCCAATTACTGGTCACAGCGCGTTTAAATGAATACGGACTCATGCCGGGCGGTACGTCTTGATCTTGTGTCACGCCATAGGGCAGCAATAAGACGTCTTGTAGTAGCTGCAGGAAGCATTTACGTATAGCTGGCTTATCGTCTAATTTTAAAACCTCATTTATACGCGCTGGATCGTCTGGAAACTTAATGTCACCCAAAATCGGCAGTACAAGCATGAAcagtctaaaaaaaaaattatgtacatacatttacaacTTTATGTTTTTCATACTGAATATTTAATCTATTGAAGACGTGCGTGTGTATATAAAtactaattaaatatttgtaattacttGCCAATTTTACAATACAGTTCTACTACACCTCATTTCTATAACCGCACACTTACTTGTCTCGATAATTCTCAAGTTTCTCCTCGCTAGCAAGCACCTTGGGCACCAACTTGCTTTGTTGTTCGATATTCAAACGCGGAAACCCCATTGTAATAAAGATTATagcaaaattgagcaaaaatgGTGAATTGCCAGAATTTGAATATTGGTCTAGCAAAGCCTCCACGGGTATTTGCACCAGCGGTCGGGATGTGACACGTCTTTTAATATGCGTCAGCACTTCAACaacctaaaaataaaattgagaatAAATTTTGTGGTAAGAACGCTCATATAGGGAATCTCAGTTCCTTGCTGGGCTAACCTTTGTGCGTACTGCATCGTTTGGTGAGGTGATCTTCAGTATGACCGGCGTCAGAAAGCGCCCAACAATAGCCTCCAACTTTTCATCGCTGTCTGCGCAACCCAAACGCAGGAGCACCCGTTCCAACAATTCTGCAAAGTAGTCATATAGGAGACGTTATTATTAAAAGTGCACGTTTTTCCTTGGCGacgattttatataaattaacaaatttcagtaaaattacTTACCAATTTCTTCAGCTGGCGTCgatgacatttttatattttatgctttCTGTATAATTTCGTCTACTTTTCGCTGTCAAAAATGTGTCtttaattcttttgttttttttgttttgttgtttacaTGTTCTGCTGCTGTTTCTAATTAGAAATGCAACAACGCTTCTTTACGGCAAAGTGTCATTCACAATAGCGCTGGTAATACAAAATGAAAGTTTCAATATGTTAACGAGTAAATTTCATATGTACACACTCTATTATGTTTATATAGCATAGATCAtcgatattaattttaataggaAATATTTAGTACCTAAAAATATAGTAGATTGTTCGAGGCTTAACACCGCTTCGTCCCCAACTAAACTGAACTGCTGCAATAATCTAAGCGTTATAGGACATCTCTAGAGTTTTAAAAAACCCCTTGCAGACATTGTTTTGAGCATAAAAAGTATTTCTTGAGACGCTTCAACGAGAACAGCTCTTTCTAAATGTTAGATATTAAAGCTGCTGTGAGAGTATTATATCTTAACTGGCTTTTTACCTGGATACATCGACAGAATTTGAGCCGTGCAAGCGGATAACAACGATCGCTCTGAATTAGTTACATTACGGTCAAATATGATAGGAAGCCTCAGATTTCAGCTAAATGGCTGCTTGGAGGTTAAGCAGATAAAAAAGTAGGAAAACTGTTGCCTCTCTGCGGGTACGATTTGATGAATAATTCCTTTACAGCCTGACAGGAAGTTGCGAACGTTTTTAATAATCAGATAATTCGTTTAATCGTTTTCAATTCATGTATATTCCTAGATATCGAAACAAATTCTTGTTTTTATATAACACaatgtaatatttttagaaatattttttttcagttttatttaaaatgtatctcaaaatgattttaattcttAATTGGTAAATGCCACAGAAATATTTGATCAAACAtaaattgtatatatttgtgaaaatctaaacttcatatttacatacatacatacatatatatcaccTATGTAATATGACAATGCATCATATATATGGGGGTATGAAAATCGCTGGTAGGCGCACGTATACTTACCGTATGGCGTGCATTGCGTACACTCGTATTGGAGTAAACTATAAATGAAGTTTTATCGATATTGCAATAACAATCACAGACACAATTTCGtctatcaaatcaaaaaagcagcaacaaaattgCGGTTAccaaataacaaatacacaagTCCTCGAATCCCCAGATGGGCGCACACCTTTAATCATGTGCTCgctttaaaaatagaaaatttggcTACGTACATTCTATGAGggtgtttatgtgtgtgtaggTGCGGTAAGGTAAAGTAAACAAGGATATGTCAAGGTAAAGTtgtgtacatatgttatgtacagtgcactcgcAGCGCACTCGAATACCTGCAAAGTCGAACACTTTTTTTGCAACATGCAAACATTCATCTCATACATAGATTTgtacgttaatatcccgttagtttcgTGTGAACTATTTTTGGATGCATTGGATTAGTACTTTTaagtttgctgttgttgtttttgtagcagcataacTATTCCCCTACATGTACGGCGaacgctgctggagtgacagtccttggccggatataagtccgggtcgttccgataacgtagaaccgactgtcgtgggaacgcttTTGAGTTtgccaatatttatatttataaccagtccacaaaaacatttttttattggccAAATTATTTGGAACATAATATGAATGAATACTTACATACCCGAATTTAACTGCAAACAAATTGTGTTGCTAATCAGTTTTTATAGCTAGCCACACACAAtagataatttgaaaaatgcagttt is a genomic window of Anastrepha ludens isolate Willacy chromosome 6, idAnaLude1.1, whole genome shotgun sequence containing:
- the LOC128866073 gene encoding proteasome-associated protein ECM29 homolog, which translates into the protein MSSTPAEEIELLERVLLRLGCADSDEKLEAIVGRFLTPVILKITSPNDAVRTKVVEVLTHIKRRVTSRPLVQIPVEALLDQYSNSGNSPFLLNFAIIFITMGFPRLNIEQQSKLVPKVLASEEKLENYRDKLFMLVLPILGDIKFPDDPARINEVLKLDDKPAIRKCFLQLLQDVLLLPYGVTQDQDVPPGMSPYSFKRAVTSNWKAEELEKIKKGIVRLICGGLFKDIEAFILLVLASSDTRFSVATPAIAELSKVCTAIDFSDPQVTAPLYTLFCGNNIQDVERKTTPCCARVRQKLLQYLIKCRGKGINTPKGIQVIFEGLFGENTNQKCKVLALQFAENLIKDGPIVIVSKVAKVLLTGLIKVGGRESTEPSDVHNAALSALAQLARTCPEVVSQDLKVVLTYFNHLANSPADIQSSIRDALVAMAPAFAWKSKTATDDEDNLEENVQLSGQQHLLLAMLSDNVESKQQIVQNATSVFLTTCYPEYYAPARLLLLLIAGERNHLHDTVTTYLYGVSKKDHVDYNLIYSVEYMEKPKDNFNQLSAERRPIVLPSFKSIMQNVKQMADRRLSKNYGCVTIGNIKLAFSLTVYEEILDYLRLCLWYSAGARSAPGDEKAASKLKAYIAENYENSEQNELHQYVQFVKRSVEAKRSEVNLLCLYDLLNVAPELLTESHMHLLMPLANSLKDVSETMRTHVAQVYGILLAYGCKDDEFDIQVNECLRELPQKSLENKHGWMLVLGHAFCRKLALKYKSAAAKQLNEWDVFVNTVKMIVKMMHESQWLLVAAAVKCISMIGKMAIIPNVEVEILVPVASDKNNDDDDIEFETATASTKLLIYHDIYTLLRNVSVRARVREDAARCLGYLAIGDGEFFTQRNLDKFLSIVKTQKDVALNIAISEALVATLNGYDVNTSDDFATKHTNNPYCNDEMFEKFMMSLVRLVPEPNVHSRQATSVWLLALIKNCSHRQAVLKNKELLQFAFTELLSDDSEFVQDVASRGLGLVYSLSDANSQNDLANSLLDQLIGGKRQVNKVSADTELFAEGMLGKTPTGGNITTYKELCSLASDLNQPEMVYQFMQLANHNAAWTSKLGAAFGLKSIGADSKSKMQPYLGKIIPRLYRYKYDPTPKIQNSMISIWDSVVSDSKEAVEKYYWEILREILTNLTFTEWRVRIACCLAVRDLLKRPNGLRLRSDEKKLDAIRQNKNANEASKSGVSAMDVDVDEIPEPELRELWAQLFRVMDDIHEGTRLAAQGSVMFLSKLCVSAASSDHGKSGLAVASSILPLLLQTGVTHTVAEIRKVSIRTISEMIDSSGSLIAPHLPMLIPCLLKATGEVENSKLSYLATRLSADNEAQEAVDTVRAEAAKSHHTVESISKCMRYIDYKVLEEMTPSVLELIKTNIILGTKIACAHFVCLISIRVGKDMSPLVGKYLAACFVGLKDHNATVRKYYANAVGHLVGIAKEKSIKNLFVKLDELYMENPSNRSVPLTIQAINKRHNELLKDYLDDVLPLVFFAKHEEPDDENKSNIELWKEMWNEISPGDAGIRMNLHVIIPKLEKSLEEASWLRKAQAGNAMHTIAMRLSGTIDEADRLRLINLLLSELQGRTFKGKERLLQALAALCKGLDRRHEITARIVDAAMRECRKEEPQYRTLALHALGDILEELEVDRFEEVYNMIWYLLEEKELRKDENEAIGEKSLTADERNKRATIFNKLKETVCETLGKSWPKNGVETQYKYQLQFVERCLLCLRSSTRPVQVSLLGALCKFVERLCVFASDSVPPTLEGNKEKKVKMDNCETRDTIVVKICNQVLSAVIYASALPHTGLKKESLNIVLVLIKRLTDAKDMKNLTLVKTVFEENLVNFQKDPTPEVRCRVNDIEEKFSKFSFKDD